Sequence from the Maribellus comscasis genome:
GGTAAATCAATAGCGCAAAATCAGGTCGACAGGAAAGTTCGTCTTTTTCGTCAACTTTGGGGTATCTTTGTTTTTCATACAGGGTACTGGCGCGTGCACTTAAACTTCCGCCGGCCGAAAATCCCATCACACCCAGTTTATCCGGGTTTAGATTCCATTTTTCAGCCCGGTCTCTCATTATTCTTAGGGCTCGTTGTACATCCTGTAAAGCACCATCCTGTTTTTTGGGAACCCGGTATTGAAGTACTGCAGCTGTATATCCCAGTTTATTAAGCCACAGTGCAATTTCATATCCCTCTTTGTCGATGGCCAGAATATTGTATCCTCCACCCGGACAGACGACTACACCGGCGCCATTGTTATTGTCGCTGTTTGCCGGGAAAACTATCATTGCAGGATCGGTTATATCTGTTAAGCGTGTGACATCCCCGGAGGTATTGTCGGTAACAACAGGCTCGTGTTTGGCTTCTGTTTCACCGGGTACAACATCAGGCCAAAGTTTTATTATCACATTTTTTTGTGCCGAGGTTCCCATAAACAGTAAAAGTGCAATTGTGCAGTTTAGTAATGTTTTCATTTTAACGTTTTATTTTGTAAATATTTCTTCATGAACCATTTCCCCATTAACATCGTAATGCTGGAAAGTAAGTTTTGGTTTT
This genomic interval carries:
- a CDS encoding alpha/beta hydrolase — protein: MKTLLNCTIALLLFMGTSAQKNVIIKLWPDVVPGETEAKHEPVVTDNTSGDVTRLTDITDPAMIVFPANSDNNNGAGVVVCPGGGYNILAIDKEGYEIALWLNKLGYTAAVLQYRVPKKQDGALQDVQRALRIMRDRAEKWNLNPDKLGVMGFSAGGSLSARASTLYEKQRYPKVDEKDELSCRPDFALLIYPAYLDQGENRNLTPELKVNENTPPTFIFQTADDRLGNSSLVYATALRDAKVPVELHLLPEGGHGYGMRPGNVAGETWPGLAERWLEKTITSLN